acatgcatttcTGTTTCTATTTACAGTTATAGAGTAAGAAGCAGAATGACTCTACCTGATATCACCTGATGGGGTGGGATAGAATCCTGGTGTGTGTTTGTGCCCTCCTGCTGTTGGAGGGCACATACGCTGCCACATGTAAGTACACTTGGGCAAATACAGTGTAACTGAGTGTCCAAATCGGATATGTAAGCATATTTGGTTTAGCCAGGTCTCTTAATTAAACAGTATTTAATTAAGTATGTTTAGAAGGAAAATGCCATACAATTGTGCCAGAATAGAGAGGGATCAGGATTGGACAAGTCATATGTAAGTTCACAGCCAATCAAAAACGTTTTGTCCACCAGGCTATACGGGACGTACGTATACATCAGAATTGTCCAAAATAGTATATTTATGATTGTCTTGTTTTGCTGAATACCATCTGGTGTCATTATATAGGATTGTACAACAtgatcaaatatgtgtattaatacTGGTTCTCGATCGAGAAATGGAATTAAACAGATTATCAAAATTAAGGGcatgaaatattgaattaacacaacaaaacaaatacacttCTCCGGTACACAATAAGAGgataattgtatacatgtatttcaatacCACTTTTACCATTATTACGTGTAGACTGTAATGTGGACACATCCAGATCAATGCATGGAAGAGTCTACTAAAGTTACATAGGGGTGAAAGAGTAAATCATATTTCCAATCTTTATTGTAGATGATATGGAGAAGTGTGATTATGCTGGTTTCTTGGATGTGCCAGAGGGAGCCCCCGTAGTTGTAAATGGAGGCGTTCTTACCAGCACAGCGGTACCGAACCCATGTAGCATTGTTTTCCGGGCGACCAACCCCGAACACATCCTCACCATCGACATTACCATTCTGAATCTCATCGACTGTTCCATTACGTTGAATTTTATCTACGGCTCAGACGTAGTATGTATACATGCTGTCATGTCTTTAAGTTATATCTGctaaaagttttaaaacaagATTGCAATGTCATTGATTTGAATAATGTCACAATTTTTGacatagaaaatatcatttacaaaaaCACTGATAACATAATACATGCCATATTGGGACAGATTTAATACAGGGGTTTCGTGATCCTGAAAAGACGTGGGTAAAATACTGTTTATCATCGATTAATCCCACCTCCCGGTGgttatgacgtcacaagaatcacgtcaaatgatgacgtcataattaacGGAAgatgggactaatcgacggtaaataatattttacccacgtcgttttgggatctcgaaacccctgtATTAGCAGAGTTTAATCTAGGGTCTCTCAGGAGTAGATATTCAACCCCTTTCCAATGAGATTTTGGCTAGAATTTTCCTATtgtcatgttgtttttttccccaaaataaGAATAGTCCAATTCCCCAAATTGTCGTCCAACGTTTtcccaatttaaaaaaaattagtttCTTAAAAGCCTAGGTTGATCCTTggtaaaatgattttatatctgGTTTCTTTGGATACGAAAGTGACTCTTTGTGTTGTAGGAGACATTTCGATGTGGCACCAGAAACCCAGGGAAGATCTACACCAATATGCGGCAGATTACTGTTAACTTTTTACGAGGACCCCAGGTCTCTTCCTACAAGTTCCAGTTTCTGCTCACCAGTACCAAACGTAAGGAAACTCCACAGATTTTAATTTTTGGAAATATCCATTCAGTCAATTTTCTTTTGTGGCTCTTCTTACCAGTTTGAGAGGTGCCTAATACATTTTTGGACCAACCTGAAAACAAAATGGATGACAGCTAattagccatcttggattttaacaattaaagtttgttatcgctatttgttCTCAGAAAGCACAGACGAGATCACTGGAATTTTATGCCTACTATTCAAGCCATAATTGGTCTAATGTATTATTAgtagccattttggattttaataatttaagtttgttgtcgccatttctcagaaaggacagaattgtacaaaattattaaatCCTGGTTCCCATAGGACTTAAGTAGCATGTGCCTAATGGCAGATACAcagccatattgaattttgaaaaatgtttgTCGATTTATTGTTTCTTAATCATATGCCATCATGTTTTACTAGAAGAAGGAAGTTAAGGATAAAGCAGTGGAAAGATCTATCAGATCATTATCAGATGTGGATATTAAGATCCCAGTTctgttatttgcatattacagagttatctgcccttgcaggtaggcattgattgtgaggtcatgtgtttgcaagcttAACATTGATATCATACTTTTttcacaagggaggtaaccctgtaatatgcaaagacagaatagatCTCCTGTTACAGAgtttaactttgatattttacagAACCCTGGCACTTTAAGAAAACCCTgacattttaacaaaatcatGACATTTTAACAGAACACTGACACTTTAACAGAATCATATTTTAACAGAACCGTTATAACTTTTGATACTTTCAGCTGTACCGATTATACCTGGGGACAACTCCAATCCATCAGAGGTTGGCCTTATCGTGGGGATTGTGTCTGGTGTCTTCATCATGCTGcttgtggtggccatcttggcaGTGTGCTGTCACCGACGTGCTCAGAAGGCTAAAATCCTGTATAAGGCTAACCAGACAAAAAAGCCATTGGATCAGCAAGGGAGACCAGCAACATCCGTAGGGTTTACAAATGATGCCGTACAAAATGGCTACACACATGAGTCCTCACCGAGGGCAAAAACAAAGTTACTATCGGAGAACAATGGCTCGAGCAGCCCGCGTGCTAAGACTCTAAACTTCCACTCCAGTACAAAGCCGGAGGACAATGGAATTCAGAACCATTTTCAAGATGATGATGACACTTATGATAAAACAGAAGATATGAAAAGACCTCCTAAATCGCCATTTTTATCAGCATTATCAACTAATCCGAAATTTAAAGCATCAAAATCATCTAACAACAGGGACGCCGACGAAAGAGAAAAAAGGATTTCGTCAACATCATCCGTCAATTCATCCGGGGTCTCTCGTGACTCTGCCCCTCCACTTCCTATTGTTCCTGTTAACAAATCTCCCACAAATAAGAGGCGAAATCATGCCAGTATTCGTAGGGCATATCGGACAGCTTCCTCTTCGGAAGAGGAGTTTAATCAGATGGCTAACGCTAGTGCGATGAGAGAGGAGAGTGGTCCCTCCTCTACAGAGACAACTGCCAGTAGGCCAGATACTAAAGCTAATACTAAACATTCCCTAAAACCagataaaaacaagaaaaagggGAACAAAAAGGACATGAAGCTGGAGGACTATGAACCCACATCTGGGAACTTTCAGAAAAACACAGCAAGGGCTAGTAAACGGGCCCAGAAATCGCCACGCCTTGGTAACCGCAGCGATGGGTTTGGTCATCGTAGGAGAAAAAGTGAAGGTAGAAGTGACGGAGAATATGAGGACTCGAGACCAGGAACACCGACCAGCATGTGTGACTTGGAGTCACTGCCTCGTAAGTGttccattttttaatattacagagttagctcccttgcgggtaggtatccattgtgaggttattattttatgagcgtaattcacgttgttttctctgaCGTTACGCTTgtaaacatatgacgtcacaataaatatctatacctacaagggcagataagtctgtaatatgcaaaacacAGAATAtcagtatgtatatacatattgtaagaCCAAAAACTACTAAAAGTGACAATTCAGCCATAAGGCAGTTTCAAGATTGATCCTAACCGTGatttctaaatataactgtaaAAAGGGTTACCCATAAGTAAAACAATCTTTAAATAAGAAAGTAACTTAAGTTTTGTTAAAAGTTCGTaccttttgtttcgagaaatcagagCCACTCGTACATTGTTCTGGAATCTGCcgtaaatatttcattgtcaattaatacagtaaaacacatatATAGCAAACATGCATACATCAAATTTCCAGTAAGCTGTCTTTAGTATGTAAAATGAGCCATGCTTATAACTAAGTGATATcattggtccccagaggttcgttataaccgtgcATCTACAAACCTGATATTAAGTCTGTACCCTGCTGTTGatgtcatttctttattttgttttctgcaGCTCTCACGCGGTCAGCCTCTCGTCAGTCTCTCTATGCATCCCGTTCGTCTCTCTACCGGAGGCGTGGCAGGAAAGGATCTTACGCAGAATCTGTAGCCTCAACAAATTATGTGCGCGACGACATGGAAATTGGACGACACTCTCGTTCATATTCTCAGGATTATGATGATGAGACTGATGGCGGTTATGAGAGACCAATCAGTCGTCATGAAAGAGAAAGAGTGTTTCGGTCTATGGGTGAACTTGGACGAGAAACGAAGGAACGATCAACGCAGACACTGCGAGAGACTGCCACACAGACCGGCCATGAACATTCGGTCGTCATGCAGCCTAAACGAGTGgttaagaaaaagaaaagatccaAGTCAATGTCAGCTGTTGGCACTCAGACCAATAAGGCTCTGAAGAAGTCAGAGAAGGCTGAAACGGAAACTGAAGATAACCTGGAGAAACCGAAACCTAAACCAAAGCCCAAACCCCGTAAGTCCACAAACTCAGTTAGTGCTGTCGCTGCGGCAGAGGATTCAGAGGATGgtaagaagaagaaaaagaagaagaagcgAGCAAAATCTAGGGAGGATTTGTCCCATGCTGATCGACCTGCCACACCACAAGAGCAACAGGCTTCTGCACAGGTTCCTGGCCAACCCTACCTCCAATATAACATGCCTCATGGAGCAGAGGCTCAACCGCTGGCCCCTGGACAACCGATGGCCCCTGGAGGATACCCAGGGCAGGGTGTTCCAGTGCAGGGCTATACTGCTGGGTACCCAGGTGTCACTATGCCATACAGTGTCAATCCACAAACTGGCTATATAATGGCACCGCAACCAGGACAAATCAATCATCAAGCAGGCCATCCACAAACAGGACAAATTGTGCACCAACCAGGACATCAACAGCCAGGACAATTTGTCCAACACCCAGGACAAATCATTCAACAACCAGGATATCCACAGCCAGGACAATTTGTCCAACACCCAGGACAAATCATTCAACAACCAGGCCAGCCACAGCCACGAAATGTCAGCCAGTCTTCCCATGTTCCTGGCAAACCTCGCAGGTCAAACTGGGACATGTTAATGGAGATGACCGATGGCGACAACCAGCAGAAACAAGCTGCCATGACAGAAACAGGATCTCTTGCTAGTTCAGTATTCACATACAATCTTCCCTCACATGTAGGTCACCCTGGCATACCTGTAGTCCAGCCACAGCCCCCAGGGCTGGTGAACCAGGCCTACTCAAACGTGGCATTTCCTAACCAAGCAGTGCCACAGGCTGATACAATGCCGCGTGTGCCACCGTCGTACATGGATGCTATAAACATGGACTCGATGTCTGGTCCTCCGTCGTCCGGACCGCATTCCCATGATCAATCTTTCTCCCAGTCAGGCAGTGATACTGGACTTCCTGTGGTACACAAAGACACAACCAACCTTCTACCTAAAAAATCCTCCTGGGAAGTGTTGAAGGAAATCACAGACAGTCAAAACAATGAAAGTGTTGTATGATTCCTATTCTTTAATGTCCATCCTTGTATAGTTTTGTAGTGTATCCTACCCTGTATAGAGAATAAGTTATAAGTGTGAAGGTTAAGGCAGCCTTACTCAAACTTGCgccacacatatatatatatatatatatattgatgttatatccaGTACATGTATGAGCTGTCCCTTACACTCGGTCGCCTGTGTAAGATACAGCTACCATAGGTTAACCCAAGTGAAGTATGAACAAATTTTAGGGTTAAATACCTGTACCTGTAAATTAAGTGCTTGACTTCTCCACCATcatatattccgtctttgcatattacagagttgtctcccttgcggttaggtattgattgttacttcattattttgtgagtacaattcacatcgttttctccgaaaagtatgacgttacattTGCAAAACACTTGACGttataatcaatacctacctgcaagagcagataactctgcaatatgcaaatacagaataattaCCCTGAC
This genomic window from Argopecten irradians isolate NY chromosome 11, Ai_NY, whole genome shotgun sequence contains:
- the LOC138335565 gene encoding nucleolar and coiled-body phosphoprotein 1-like, with product MGWDRILVCVCALLLLEGTYAATYDMEKCDYAGFLDVPEGAPVVVNGGVLTSTAVPNPCSIVFRATNPEHILTIDITILNLIDCSITLNFIYGSDVETFRCGTRNPGKIYTNMRQITVNFLRGPQVSSYKFQFLLTSTKPVPIIPGDNSNPSEVGLIVGIVSGVFIMLLVVAILAVCCHRRAQKAKILYKANQTKKPLDQQGRPATSVGFTNDAVQNGYTHESSPRAKTKLLSENNGSSSPRAKTLNFHSSTKPEDNGIQNHFQDDDDTYDKTEDMKRPPKSPFLSALSTNPKFKASKSSNNRDADEREKRISSTSSVNSSGVSRDSAPPLPIVPVNKSPTNKRRNHASIRRAYRTASSSEEEFNQMANASAMREESGPSSTETTASRPDTKANTKHSLKPDKNKKKGNKKDMKLEDYEPTSGNFQKNTARASKRAQKSPRLGNRSDGFGHRRRKSEGRSDGEYEDSRPGTPTSMCDLESLPPLTRSASRQSLYASRSSLYRRRGRKGSYAESVASTNYVRDDMEIGRHSRSYSQDYDDETDGGYERPISRHERERVFRSMGELGRETKERSTQTLRETATQTGHEHSVVMQPKRVVKKKKRSKSMSAVGTQTNKALKKSEKAETETEDNLEKPKPKPKPKPRKSTNSVSAVAAAEDSEDGKKKKKKKKRAKSREDLSHADRPATPQEQQASAQVPGQPYLQYNMPHGAEAQPLAPGQPMAPGGYPGQGVPVQGYTAGYPGVTMPYSVNPQTGYIMAPQPGQINHQAGHPQTGQIVHQPGHQQPGQFVQHPGQIIQQPGYPQPGQFVQHPGQIIQQPGQPQPRNVSQSSHVPGKPRRSNWDMLMEMTDGDNQQKQAAMTETGSLASSVFTYNLPSHVGHPGIPVVQPQPPGLVNQAYSNVAFPNQAVPQADTMPRVPPSYMDAINMDSMSGPPSSGPHSHDQSFSQSGSDTGLPVVHKDTTNLLPKKSSWEVLKEITDSQNNESVV